A genomic stretch from Theobroma cacao cultivar B97-61/B2 chromosome 4, Criollo_cocoa_genome_V2, whole genome shotgun sequence includes:
- the LOC18601162 gene encoding uncharacterized protein LOC18601162, with translation MAGLMYQLFESSTLLTLGLYHLICTTRNFLKSPQSYSAKPFHPFSFSSNLRLKYLPLYLLIVCLFIAFLHQSFISSDPDPLLKGRTPVHRFTTLHSAAVLFLFFILSVSLLLSESTSLLPLPSDLFFAFASALFFLQYSVSTAAASVQTSDLQAKCDSLSARVSSLASLMCLILACHPKLFIAEVGLGAALCLQGLWELQTGLSLYVEAFIPEGCHKLLDVVSGVEGSTKCDLDESRLRAVAILDLVFVVHAMFVVIIVMLTYALVAKTVGMKRLGSYEALPTNAADSNHIQMKALTGTQA, from the coding sequence ATGGCAGGCTTGATGTACCAGCTATTCGAGTCATCCACGCTTCTCACTCTGGGTCTCTACCACCTCATCTGCACCACCCGAAACTTCCTCAAATCCCCACAGTCCTACTCCGCCAAGCCCTTccaccctttttctttctcttccaaTCTCCGCCTTAAATACCTTCCTCTCTACCTTCTCATTGTCTGCCTTTTCATTGCCTTTCTGCACCAATCCTTCATCTCCTCCGACCCTGACCCTCTCCTCAAGGGCCGCACACCTGTCCACCGCTTCACCACCCTTCACTCCGCCGCTGTCTTGTTTCTCTTCTTCATCCTTTCCGTTTCCCTTCTCCTCTCGGAATCCACTTCCCTCCTTCCTCTCCCATCGGATCTCTTCTTCGCCTTTGCCTCCGCTCTCTTCTTCCTCCAGTACTCTGTCTCCACTGCCGCTGCATCCGTCCAGACATCTGATCTCCAAGCCAAATGCGATTCCTTGTCGGCCCGCGTCTCCTCTTTGGCTTCCTTGATGTGTCTGATTCTGGCTTGCCACCCAAAGCTCTTTATAGCAGAGGTTGGTTTGGGGGCGGCGCTGTGCTTGCAGGGGCTGTGGGAGCTGCAGACAGGGCTTTCCCTATACGTAGAGGCGTTTATACCGGAAGGGTGCCATAAGCTGCTGGATGTTGTGAGCGGAGTGGAGGGGTCCACCAAGTGCGACCTGGACGAGTCCAGGCTGAGGGCTGTGGCCATTCTGGATCTGGTGTTCGTGGTTCATGCCATGTTTGTGGTCATCATTGTGATGCTCACTTACGCTCTTGTTGCTAAGACAGTTGGGATGAAGAGACTCGGCTCCTACGAGGCCTTGCCGACCAATGCTGCTGATTCTAATCACATTCAGATGAAGGCGTTGACTGGCACCCAAGCCtga
- the LOC18601164 gene encoding DNA cross-link repair protein SNM1 isoform X2 has protein sequence MPLPMHADHSSDDDYGYDHESSDLLLDENGFPLVEQGRQDVEEGSFAADFYRCGTDWSCLGREDMDNDRGRSRKLKQANLFQMWGLKKPRLLQDASFPTPNRTNIPNPKPSSTIISNRPRVCPFYKKIPGTPFTVDAFRYGCVQGCSAYFLTHFHCDHYGGLTKGWSHGPIYCTPLTAGLLTLCLSVNPLFINPLELDKEHSIQGIKVTLLEANHCPGAALIHFRLPDGKCYLHTGDFRSCKLMQTYPLLVNHRVNLLYLDTTYCNPRYKFPSKEDVLNFVVRVTNNYLKMQPKTLVVVGAYSIGKECVYLAISKSLGVKIFANTSRRRILQSFDWPELSSSLCSDGKDTLLHVLPISSLRIETLKDYLKTYRKNYAAVLAFRPTGWTYSENIGNQLDLIRPISRGNVTIYGVPYSEHSSFTELREFVQRL, from the exons ATGCCATTGCCAATGCATGCAGATCATAGCTCTGACGACGATTACGGTTACGATCACGAATCGTCTGACCTTTTACTGGACGAGAATGGTTTTCCGTTGGTTGAACAAGGCCGTCAGGACGTAGAAGAGGGAAGTTTCGCTGCCGATTTCTATCGTTGTGGAACCGATTGGTCATGCTTGGGGAGAGAGGACATGGACAACGACAGAGGCAGGAGCAGAAAACTGAAGCAGGCCAATCTGTTCCAGATGTGGGGGCTCAAGAAGCCTCGCCTCCTCCAAGATGCCTCTTTTCCCACTCCCAATCGCACCAACATCCCAAACCCAAAACCCTCTTCCACTATTATTTCCAATCGGCCCCGCGTTTGCCCTTTCTACAAAAAGATCCCAG GAACACCCTTCACTGTGGATGCATTCCGCTACGGTTGTGTTCAAGGATGCTCTGCCTATTTCCTTACGCACTTCCACTGTGATCATTATGGCGGCCTCACCAAGGGATGGTCTCATGGCCCTATCTATTGCACCCCTCTCACTGCTGGCTTGCTCACATTGTGTCTCTCTGTGAACCCATT GTTTATCAACCCTTTGGAATTAGACAAGGAACATTCTATCCAAGGAATCAAAGTAACATTGCTAGAAGCTAACCACTGTCCTGGTGCAGCTTTAATTCACTTTCGTCTTCCTGATGGAAAATGCTATTTGCACACTGGAGACTTCAGGTCTTGTAAACTGATGCAAACGTATCCCCTTCTTGTCAACCACCGAGTTAACCTGCTTTACCTGGACACCACATACTGCAACCCAAGATACAA GTTCCCTTCCAAAGAAGATGTATTAAATTTTGTTGTCAGGGTCACTAACAACTATCTCAAAATGCAACCTAAAACCCTTGTTGTTGTTGGGGCATATAGCATTGGAAAAGAGTGTGTTTATCTTGCTATTTCAAAGTCTTTAGGG GTAAAAATATTTGCAAATACCTCAAGGAGAAGGATTCTGCAGTCCTTTGATTGGCCTGAGCTTTCGAGCAGTCTCTGCTCAGATGGAAAGGATACACTTCTTCATGTACTGCCCATATCATCACTAAGAATTGAG ACCCTAAAGGATTACTTGAAGACCTACAGGAAGAATTATGCAGCAGTTTTGGCATTTCGACCAACAG GTTGGACTTACTCAGAGAACATAGGCAACCAACTTGATTTGATAAGACCCATTTCCAGAGGCAATGTCACTATATATG GGGTCCCATATAGTGAGCACTCTAGTTTCACTGAACTGCGAGAATTTGTTCAG AGGTTATAA
- the LOC18601164 gene encoding DNA cross-link repair protein SNM1 isoform X1, producing MPLPMHADHSSDDDYGYDHESSDLLLDENGFPLVEQGRQDVEEGSFAADFYRCGTDWSCLGREDMDNDRGRSRKLKQANLFQMWGLKKPRLLQDASFPTPNRTNIPNPKPSSTIISNRPRVCPFYKKIPGTPFTVDAFRYGCVQGCSAYFLTHFHCDHYGGLTKGWSHGPIYCTPLTAGLLTLCLSVNPLFINPLELDKEHSIQGIKVTLLEANHCPGAALIHFRLPDGKCYLHTGDFRSCKLMQTYPLLVNHRVNLLYLDTTYCNPRYKFPSKEDVLNFVVRVTNNYLKMQPKTLVVVGAYSIGKECVYLAISKSLGVKIFANTSRRRILQSFDWPELSSSLCSDGKDTLLHVLPISSLRIETLKDYLKTYRKNYAAVLAFRPTGWTYSENIGNQLDLIRPISRGNVTIYGVPYSEHSSFTELREFVQFLRPDKIIPTVNVGNATNRDKMQSYFRQWLKG from the exons ATGCCATTGCCAATGCATGCAGATCATAGCTCTGACGACGATTACGGTTACGATCACGAATCGTCTGACCTTTTACTGGACGAGAATGGTTTTCCGTTGGTTGAACAAGGCCGTCAGGACGTAGAAGAGGGAAGTTTCGCTGCCGATTTCTATCGTTGTGGAACCGATTGGTCATGCTTGGGGAGAGAGGACATGGACAACGACAGAGGCAGGAGCAGAAAACTGAAGCAGGCCAATCTGTTCCAGATGTGGGGGCTCAAGAAGCCTCGCCTCCTCCAAGATGCCTCTTTTCCCACTCCCAATCGCACCAACATCCCAAACCCAAAACCCTCTTCCACTATTATTTCCAATCGGCCCCGCGTTTGCCCTTTCTACAAAAAGATCCCAG GAACACCCTTCACTGTGGATGCATTCCGCTACGGTTGTGTTCAAGGATGCTCTGCCTATTTCCTTACGCACTTCCACTGTGATCATTATGGCGGCCTCACCAAGGGATGGTCTCATGGCCCTATCTATTGCACCCCTCTCACTGCTGGCTTGCTCACATTGTGTCTCTCTGTGAACCCATT GTTTATCAACCCTTTGGAATTAGACAAGGAACATTCTATCCAAGGAATCAAAGTAACATTGCTAGAAGCTAACCACTGTCCTGGTGCAGCTTTAATTCACTTTCGTCTTCCTGATGGAAAATGCTATTTGCACACTGGAGACTTCAGGTCTTGTAAACTGATGCAAACGTATCCCCTTCTTGTCAACCACCGAGTTAACCTGCTTTACCTGGACACCACATACTGCAACCCAAGATACAA GTTCCCTTCCAAAGAAGATGTATTAAATTTTGTTGTCAGGGTCACTAACAACTATCTCAAAATGCAACCTAAAACCCTTGTTGTTGTTGGGGCATATAGCATTGGAAAAGAGTGTGTTTATCTTGCTATTTCAAAGTCTTTAGGG GTAAAAATATTTGCAAATACCTCAAGGAGAAGGATTCTGCAGTCCTTTGATTGGCCTGAGCTTTCGAGCAGTCTCTGCTCAGATGGAAAGGATACACTTCTTCATGTACTGCCCATATCATCACTAAGAATTGAG ACCCTAAAGGATTACTTGAAGACCTACAGGAAGAATTATGCAGCAGTTTTGGCATTTCGACCAACAG GTTGGACTTACTCAGAGAACATAGGCAACCAACTTGATTTGATAAGACCCATTTCCAGAGGCAATGTCACTATATATG GGGTCCCATATAGTGAGCACTCTAGTTTCACTGAACTGCGAGAATTTGTTCAG TTTTTGAGGCCTGACAAGATAATCCCTACCGTTAACGTGGGGAATGCTACTAACCGAGACAAGATGCAGTCTTACTTCAGGCAGTGGCTCAAGGGCTAA